One stretch of Mangifera indica cultivar Alphonso chromosome 9, CATAS_Mindica_2.1, whole genome shotgun sequence DNA includes these proteins:
- the LOC123225958 gene encoding polyglutamine-binding protein 1 has translation MAEEETPIANSYGSSSIYNSVTTDFEAAAREAVLREQEIETQKIIQSHRGEEVVGVASKDGTDILAERCDPNALKEHLLKMTSEHRAEMALKRGKPAIPEQGNLEIGNGYGVPGGGAYYNAPRPNRNLRVGSDEIGQKNSELDKESDHKSVTKELPEYLKQRLRARGILKDDSKNGDPTNNKKLETSSAQPVDRGKLPTGWVEAKDPNSGASYYYNASTGKSQWERPVETFSVSESQSVVPLLGNWVEAVDESSGRKYYYNMDSHVSQWEYPGSSQPVASQQTENIISRNATNGIWDNQAPELEKCMHCGGWGVGLVQMWGYCNHCTRVLNLPQCQYLSSSLNNQQQTSTPNAKEESGKKAPKQRSNWKPPMGKGNRRDSRKRAYDEDDELDPMDPSSYSDAPRGGWVVGLKGVQPRAADTTATGPLFQQRPYPSPGAVLRKNAEIATLSKKGGSHFTPISKKGDGSDGLGDAD, from the exons ATGGCTGAAGAAGAGACGCCAATCGCCAATTCCTATGGAAGTTCGTCCATCTATAACTCTGTAACTACTGATTTTGAAGCTGCTGCTCGAGAAGCCGTGCTTCGTGAACAA gAAATCGAAACCCAGAAAATCATTCAAAGTCACAG AGGAGAAGAAGTTGTGGGTGTAGCTTCTAAGGATGGTACAGACATTTTGGCAGAACGATGTGACCCCAATGCTCTAAAA GAACATCTACTGAAGATGACCTCAGAACATCGTGCAGAAATGGCATTAAAGCGCGGGAAACCTGCTATTCCTGAACAAG GTAACCTGGAAATAGGAAATGGGTATGGAGTACCTGGTGGAGGTGCTTATTACAATGCTCCAAGGCCTAATA GAAATTTGAGAGTTGGAAGTGATGAGATCGGTCAGAAAAATTCTGAACTTGATAAAGAGTCAGATCATAAGTCTGTCACTAAAGAATTGCCTGAGTATCTGAAGCAGAGATTGAGAGCAAGGGGTATCCTTAAAGATGATTCAAAAAATGGCGATCCTACAAATAATAAG AAGTTGGAGACGAGTTCAGCTCAACCCGTTGATAGAGGAAAGTTGCCTACTGGGTGG GTGGAGGCAAAAGACCCTAACAGTGGTGCTTCATATTATTACAATGCGAGTACAGGGAAGAGTCAATGGGAAAGACCTGTTGAAACATTTTCTGTTTCGGAAAGTCAATCAGTTGTACCCCTTCTGGGCAACTGGGTGGAGGCAGTTGATGAAAGTAGCG GTCGGAAGTATTACTACAATATGGATAGCCATGTGTCGCAATGGGAGTATCCTGGTTCATCACAGCCTGTTGCGTCCCAGCAGACTGAAAACATTATTTCCAGAAATGCAACTAATGGGATATGGGATAACCAAGCACCTGAGCTGGAGAAATGCATGCACTGTGGTGGTTGGGGAGTAGGCCTTGTTCAGATGTGGGGTTACTGCAATCATTGCACACG AGTTCTCAATCTTCCACAATGCCAATATCTGTCAAGCAGTTTGAATAACCAGCAGCAGACTAGCACTCCAAATGCCAAAGAAGAATCTGGCAAAAAGGCTCCCAAGCAGAG GTCCAATTGGAAGCCTCCTATGGGCAAAGGTAATAGGAGAGATAGCAGGAAGCGTGCAtatgatgaggatgatgaacTAGATCCCATGGACCCAAGCTCTTACTCAGATGCACCCCGTGGTGGCTG GGTTGTGGGCCTGAAAGGAGTGCAACCCCGGGCGGCTGATACCACTGCCACG GGTCCTCTATTCCAACAGCGTCCATACCCGTCACCAGGAGCTGTTTTGAGGAAGAATGCTGAAATCGCTACATTGTCCAAGAAAGGCGGCTCTCATTTTACACCTATTTCCAAGAAAGGGGATGGGAGTGATGGACTTGGTGATGCTGACTGA
- the LOC123225162 gene encoding probable E3 ubiquitin-protein ligase RHC1A: MSSGRNTHWCYRCRRPFSLIGEDAVCLYCSGGFVQELDDMVQLSPLDYFGLDNDEHDQRFGLMEAFSAFLRQRMAERHYHDIRGRSDLNHQHGQGFGPLLIFGGQIPVRLSGNGGLEAIFGSTPGIGFARGNTGDYFIGPGLEELLEQLSANDRRGPPPAAQSSINAMPTVKISQRHLRSDSHCPVCKDKFELGSEARQMPCNHIYHSDCIVPWLVQHNSCPVCRQELPPQQGLSSSRNQSSSGTSRSSRFSGNASGRENHGRRNIFSNIWPFRSSSSSSNNNGTAGSSSPAVHENNHQMGYSGWPFD; encoded by the coding sequence ATGTCAAGTGGCAGAAACACCCACTGGTGTTACAGATGCAGGAGGCCGTTTAGTCTGATAGGGGAAGATGCAGTCTGCCTTTACTGTAGTGGAGGCTTTGTTCAAGAGCTTGATGATATGGTGCAGTTGAGCCCACTGGATTACTTTGGATTGGACAATGACGAACATGACCAGAGGTTTGGTCTTATGGAAGCTTTTTCAGCCTTTCTGAGGCAGCGAATGGCAGAAAGACATTATCATGATATCAGGGGTAGATCTGATTTAAATCACCAGCATGGTCAGGGCTTTGGGCCGTTGTTGATTTTCGGTGGCCAAATTCCTGTTAGACTGTCTGGAAATGGTGGGCTTGAAGCAATTTTTGGGTCAACTCCAGGAATTGGTTTTGCACGGGGTAATACTGGCGATTATTTTATAGGTCCTGGACTGGAAGAACTTTTGGAGCAGCTTTCAGCTAATGACCGACGGGGCCCTCCCCCTGCAGCCCAATCTTCAATCAATGCCATGCCCACTGTTAAGATCTCACAGAGGCATCTTCGTTCTGATTCACACTGTCCTGTTTGCAAAGACAAATTTGAGCTTGGTTCGGAAGCAAGGCAAATGCCCTGTAACCATATATACCATTCAGATTGTATTGTTCCATGGCTAGTGCAGCACAATTCATGCCCGGTTTGCCGCCAGGAATTACCACCACAACAAGGGTTGAGTAGCAGTCGCAATCAAAGCTCAAGTGGTACAAGTCGAAGCAGCAGGTTCAGTGGCAATGCCAGTGGAAGGGAGAATCATGGAAGACGGAATATATTCTCTAATATCTGGCCATTTCGCTCATCTAGTTCTAGTTCAAACAATAATGGAACTGCTGGAAGTAGCTCACCAGCAGTGCATGAGAATAACCACCAGATGGGTTACAGTGGATGGCCTTTTGACTAA
- the LOC123225165 gene encoding nascent polypeptide-associated complex subunit alpha-like protein isoform X2 has translation MTAQSQEELLAAHLEQEKLNPDEPVVEDDDDDDDEDEDDDKDEEDVEGKGDGSGRSKQSRSEKKSRKAMLKLGMKPITGVSRVTVKKSKNILFVISKPDVFKSPTSETYIIFGEAKIEDLSSQLQTQAAEQFKAAPPNLSNVASKPESSAMAQDEEEEADETGVEPKDIELVMTQAGVSRSRAVKALKAANGDIVSAIMELTN, from the exons ATGACTGCTCAATCTCAAGAAGAACTCCTGGCTGCTCATCTCGAACAAGAAAAGCTCAAC CCTGATGAGCCTGTGGTTGaggatgatgacgatgatgatgatgaggatgaagatgatgacaaGGATGAAGAGGATGTTGAAG ggAAAGGAGATGGAAGTGGTCGATCAAAGCAGAGCAGGAGTGAAAAAAAGTCTCGTAAGGCAATGTTGAAACTTGGGATGAAGCCAATAACTGGAGTCAGCCGTGTAACCGTAAAAAAGAGCAAAAAT attttgtttGTTATCTCAAAACCTGATGTTTTCAAGAGCCCCACGTCAGAGACATACATTATATTTGGTGAAGCAAAGATTGAGGATCTGAGTTCACAACTGCAGACTCAGGCTGCTGAACAGTTCAAGGCTGCTCCGCCTAATTTGAGTAATGTTGCCTCAAAGCCTGAGTCATCGGCCATGGctcaagatgaagaagaagaagcagatgAGACTGGTGTGGAGCCAAAGGACATTGAGTTGGTGATGACACAAGCTGGGGTGTCAAGATCAAGGGCTGTCAAAGCTCTCAAAGCGGCAAATGGTGATATTGTTTCTGCCATCATGGAGCTGACAAACTGA
- the LOC123225165 gene encoding nascent polypeptide-associated complex subunit alpha-like protein isoform X3: MTAQTQEELLAQHLEQEKLNPDEPVVEDDDDDDDEDEDDDKDEEDVEGKGDGSGRSKQSRSEKKSRKAMLKLGMKPITGVSRVTVKKSKNILFVISKPDVFKSPTSETYIIFGEAKIEDLSSQLQTQAAEQFKAAPPNLSNVASKPESSAMAQDEEEEADETGVEPKDIELVMTQAGVSRSRAVKALKAANGDIVSAIMELTN, encoded by the exons ATGACTGCTCAAACTCAAGAAGAACTCCTAGCTCAACATCTCGAACAAGAAAAGCTCAAC CCTGATGAGCCTGTGGTTGaggatgatgacgatgatgatgatgaggatgaagatgatgacaaGGATGAAGAGGATGTTGAAG ggAAAGGAGATGGAAGTGGTCGATCAAAGCAGAGCAGGAGTGAAAAAAAGTCTCGTAAGGCAATGTTGAAACTTGGGATGAAGCCAATAACTGGAGTCAGCCGTGTAACCGTAAAAAAGAGCAAAAAT attttgtttGTTATCTCAAAACCTGATGTTTTCAAGAGCCCCACGTCAGAGACATACATTATATTTGGTGAAGCAAAGATTGAGGATCTGAGTTCACAACTGCAGACTCAGGCTGCTGAACAGTTCAAGGCTGCTCCGCCTAATTTGAGTAATGTTGCCTCAAAGCCTGAGTCATCGGCCATGGctcaagatgaagaagaagaagcagatgAGACTGGTGTGGAGCCAAAGGACATTGAGTTGGTGATGACACAAGCTGGGGTGTCAAGATCAAGGGCTGTCAAAGCTCTCAAAGCGGCAAATGGTGATATTGTTTCTGCCATCATGGAGCTGACAAACTGA
- the LOC123225165 gene encoding nascent polypeptide-associated complex subunit alpha-like protein 1 isoform X1, whose amino-acid sequence MTAQTQEELLAQHLEQEKLNPDEPVVEDDDDDEDEDEDEDNDKDEEDAEGKGDGSGRSKQSRSEKKSRKAMLKLGMKPIPGVSRVTVKKSKNILFVISKPDVFKSPTSETYIVFGEAKIEDLSSQLQTQAAEQFKAPPPNLTSVASKPESSTMTQDEEEVDETGVEPKDIELVMTQAGVSRSRAVKALKSAEGDIVSAIMELTN is encoded by the exons ATGACTGCTCAAACTCAAGAAGAACTCCTAGCTCAACATCTCGAACAAGAAAAGCTCAAC CCTGATGAGCCTGTGGtcgaggatgatgatgatgatgaggatgaagatgaagacgaggATAATGACAAGGATGAAGAGGATGCTGAAG GGAAAGGAGATGGTAGTGGTCGATCAAAGCAGAGCAGGAGTGAAAAGAAGTCTCGCAAGGCAATGTTGAAGCTTGGAATGAAGCCAATCCCTGGAGTCAGTCGTGTTACGGTTAAGAAAAGCAAAAAT ATTCTGTTTGTTATCTCAAAACCAGATGTTTTCAAGAGCCCAACATCTGAAACATACATCGTTTTTGGGGAAGCAAAGATTGAAGATCTAAGTTCACAACTGCAGACTCAGGCTGCCGAGCAATTCAAAGCACCTCCTCCTAATTTGACTAGTGTTGCATCAAAGCCTGAGTCATCGACCATGACccaagatgaagaagaagtaGATGAGACTGGTGTGGAGCCAAAGGACATTGAGTTGGTAATGACACAAGCTGGGGTGTCAAGATCAAGGGCAGTGAAAGCACTCAAATCTGCAGAGGGTGACATTGTTTCTGCCATTATGGAACTGACAAATTGA
- the LOC123226320 gene encoding F-box protein At3g07870-like produces the protein TDRSFIATHLNLHNRIDRFLLHYKGSDSHNNFFSILHTDTYAHYTTFQIPFSCETNYFKLAASFDGLICLSDSYQYFGRIIYLWNPSICKLKILRSSCFARKFRDAGTFFALGFGFSHSTNYELKIVRIMYFYNFYMPVYIGKKPPKVEIYSLATNSWRRIGTNAGYYAIQKSSSAYVNGAVHWFASRTGGLSSNVVLSFDFGTEKFGEILAPNFDREGTNNLQVSADVLRGLLILIVHYVKDFDMVESCCIWVMREYGVAESWTMNYSIVPQGSISRSL, from the coding sequence ACCGACCGGTCTTTCATCGCCACCCACCTCAATCTCCATAACAGAATCGATCGCTTTCTTTTGCACTACAAAGGTAGCGATTCTCACAATAACTTCTTCTCCATTTTGCATACCGATACCTACGCTCATTACACTACTTTCCAAATCCCATTTAGTTGCGAAACCAATTACTTCAAGTTAGCTGCTTCTTTTGATGGGCTCATTTGCTTGTCTGACTCTTACCAATATTTTGGtcgaattatatatttatggaATCCCTCTATTTGTAAACTCAAGATCCTCAGAAGTTCTTGTTTTGCTCGAAAGTTTAGAGACGCTGGAACTTTTTTCGCTCTTGGGTTTGGATTCTCCCACAGTActaattatgaattaaagattGTGAGgataatgtatttttataatttttatatgccTGTTTATATTGGGAAAAAACCACCGAAGGTTGAAATTTACTCATTGGCCACTAATTCTTGGAGAAGAATTGGGACTAATGCTGGATACTATGCAATTCAAAAATCTTCCTCTGCATATGTTAATGGAGCTGTGCATTGGTTTGCTTCAAGGACAGGAGGGCTATCGAGTAATGTTGTCTTGTCATTTGATTTTGGTACTGAGAAATTTGGGGAGATACTTGCTCCAAATTTTGATCGTGAAGGAACAAATAACCTTCAAGTTTCTGCGGATGTGTTGAGGGGATTGTTAATCTTGATTGTTCACTATGTTAAAGACTTTGACATGGTTGAGAGTTGTTGCATATGGGTAATGAGGGAGTATGGGGTGGCCGAGTCCTGGACTATGAATTATTCAATTGTACCGCAGGGGAGCATATCGAGGTCCTTATGA